In a genomic window of Streptococcus oralis subsp. tigurinus:
- the prmA gene encoding 50S ribosomal protein L11 methyltransferase, which yields METWQELKVTVKREGEELVSNLLIELGAQGVAIEDSMDYVGNVDRFGEIFPEVEQQEEIVVTAYYPDTVDVAVVEADLQARLAELTDFMDLGEVKMGTTDLAEEDWADNWKKYYEPARITHDLTIVPSWTDYEATAGEKIIKLDPGMAFGTGTHPTTKMSLFALEQVLRGGETVLDVGTGSGVLSIASSLLGAKEIFAYDLDDVAVSVAQENIELNPSMENIHVAAGDLLKGVEIEADVIVANILADILIHLTEDAYRLVKDEGYLIMSGIIKDKWDMVRESAESAGFFLETHMIQGEWNACVFKKTKDISGVIGG from the coding sequence ATGGAAACATGGCAAGAGTTAAAAGTTACAGTGAAGCGTGAGGGGGAGGAATTGGTTTCCAATCTCTTGATTGAGCTAGGAGCGCAAGGTGTTGCGATCGAAGACAGTATGGACTATGTGGGGAATGTCGACCGTTTTGGTGAAATATTCCCTGAAGTCGAGCAGCAAGAAGAAATCGTGGTGACAGCCTACTACCCTGATACGGTTGATGTAGCTGTAGTTGAGGCGGACTTGCAGGCTCGCCTAGCAGAATTAACTGATTTTATGGATCTAGGAGAGGTCAAGATGGGCACGACTGACTTGGCTGAGGAAGACTGGGCAGACAACTGGAAGAAATACTATGAGCCAGCTCGCATCACTCATGATTTGACCATCGTGCCATCTTGGACAGACTATGAGGCGACTGCTGGAGAAAAGATTATCAAACTGGATCCAGGCATGGCCTTTGGGACTGGGACGCATCCAACCACCAAGATGAGCCTCTTTGCCTTGGAGCAGGTTCTTCGTGGTGGCGAAACGGTGCTAGATGTGGGGACTGGTTCAGGTGTCCTCTCTATCGCCAGCTCGCTACTTGGTGCTAAGGAAATTTTCGCTTACGACCTGGATGATGTGGCAGTTAGTGTGGCTCAGGAAAATATTGAGCTCAACCCTAGCATGGAAAATATCCATGTTGCTGCTGGAGATTTGCTCAAGGGTGTGGAGATTGAAGCAGATGTCATTGTGGCTAATATCTTAGCGGATATTCTCATTCATCTGACAGAGGATGCTTATCGTTTGGTCAAGGATGAAGGCTACCTGATCATGAGTGGGATTATCAAGGACAAGTGGGACATGGTGCGCGAGTCGGCTGAGTCAGCTGGTTTTTTCCTTGAAACCCACATGATTCAAGGGGAATGGAATGCCTGTGTCTTCAAGAAGACTAAGGATATTTCAGGTGTGATTGGAGGCTAG
- a CDS encoding NUDIX hydrolase has translation MEIEISDFTGCKIALFCEDRILTILRDDKENIPYPNTWELPGGGREGDESPFECAAREVYEELGIHLTEDCLLWSKVYPSMLFEGKESVFLVGKLAQEQFDSIVFGNEGQGYKLMSIEEFLGSDKVVPQLQDRVRDYMEEVK, from the coding sequence ATGGAAATAGAAATTTCTGATTTTACAGGTTGCAAAATTGCCCTGTTTTGTGAGGATAGGATTTTAACTATCTTGCGTGATGATAAGGAAAACATTCCATACCCTAATACATGGGAATTGCCAGGTGGCGGGCGAGAAGGCGATGAAAGTCCTTTTGAGTGCGCGGCGCGTGAAGTTTATGAAGAACTGGGAATTCATCTGACTGAAGATTGCCTGCTTTGGAGTAAGGTGTATCCAAGTATGCTTTTTGAGGGGAAGGAATCCGTCTTTCTAGTTGGGAAGTTGGCTCAGGAACAGTTTGACAGTATCGTCTTTGGTAACGAAGGGCAGGGCTACAAGTTGATGAGCATTGAGGAATTTCTTGGCTCAGATAAGGTTGTACCCCAGTTGCAGGATAGAGTGAGGGATTATATGGAGGAAGTAAAATGA
- a CDS encoding site-2 protease family protein codes for MKKIVLSCISGLSFVFLMLGFVFGTIAFKELDFSLVFVPGYLFTFFSIYLIFILHELGHAFCGYLTGYRLVAFGLGNFLLTKKSGKFHLSRTAVLKNVGAQYIGLKEDESDQRIILMLAGGLMVHLVLILLAILYGFLTANWYFAATWICLNLSFLLINAKPVGITDGAKIWELLQQPENTKYAYMVLRHSAQTLLAPQEYDLKDFIMPVAEYARGSFAESIQIFQGLDFIFDGQIETAQKHFQSLLDKTDNPMSQTLSKLYLLQIALLEGDHEKAEEYASNRGVKSFLSLKMADTQIMQAWYQFLVKKDRDQTDKAIKIARKNMVTSRLVRDEKRYYENWLAELEKELSEGV; via the coding sequence ATGAAGAAAATAGTCTTGTCTTGTATTTCCGGTCTGTCCTTTGTTTTTTTAATGCTGGGATTTGTTTTTGGGACGATTGCCTTTAAAGAGTTAGATTTTTCTTTAGTCTTTGTTCCAGGCTATCTATTTACTTTTTTCAGCATTTATCTGATATTTATCCTTCATGAGCTAGGTCATGCATTTTGTGGTTACCTGACAGGCTATCGCCTGGTGGCTTTTGGATTAGGAAACTTTCTTTTGACCAAAAAGTCAGGCAAGTTTCATCTTAGCCGAACAGCCGTTCTGAAAAATGTTGGTGCTCAGTATATTGGATTGAAAGAAGATGAAAGCGACCAAAGAATCATCCTGATGCTTGCAGGAGGCTTGATGGTTCATCTTGTCTTGATTTTATTGGCGATATTGTATGGTTTTTTGACAGCTAACTGGTATTTTGCAGCTACTTGGATTTGTCTAAATCTATCTTTTCTTCTCATCAATGCTAAGCCAGTTGGGATTACCGATGGAGCAAAAATCTGGGAATTGCTACAACAGCCTGAAAATACCAAATACGCCTATATGGTATTGAGGCATTCTGCCCAGACCTTACTAGCTCCTCAAGAATATGATTTGAAAGACTTTATCATGCCTGTTGCTGAGTATGCGAGAGGGAGTTTTGCAGAAAGCATTCAGATCTTTCAGGGACTAGATTTCATATTCGATGGTCAGATAGAGACTGCCCAAAAACATTTTCAGTCTTTATTAGATAAAACAGACAATCCGATGTCTCAAACTCTTTCCAAATTATACCTTCTTCAAATTGCCTTGCTAGAAGGAGATCATGAAAAAGCAGAGGAGTATGCAAGTAATCGAGGAGTTAAATCCTTTTTGTCTCTAAAAATGGCAGATACGCAGATAATGCAAGCATGGTATCAATTTCTGGTAAAGAAAGATAGGGATCAGACTGACAAGGCTATAAAAATTGCTAGAAAAAACATGGTGACTAGCCGTTTGGTGCGGGATGAGAAACGTTATTATGAAAACTGGTTAGCAGAGTTGGAGAAAGAATTATCCGAAGGAGTCTGA
- a CDS encoding DUF3013 family protein: protein MATYGFLDVLEEELEKNFPFDFEISWDKRNHAVEVSFLLEAQNAAGVEMLDEDGEVSSDDILFEEAVLFYNPAKSTVNADDYLAVIPYLLKKGFSREFLAYFALFLKDTAEVGLDALMDFLEDPEAEEFVMEWNQEVFEEGKVGLEEGEFYPYPRY, encoded by the coding sequence ATGGCAACATACGGATTTTTAGATGTTTTAGAGGAAGAGTTGGAGAAGAACTTTCCCTTTGACTTTGAGATTAGTTGGGACAAGCGCAATCATGCGGTAGAAGTGAGTTTTCTCTTGGAAGCGCAAAACGCTGCGGGAGTAGAGATGCTGGACGAGGACGGAGAGGTGTCATCAGACGACATTCTCTTTGAAGAAGCAGTCCTTTTCTACAATCCTGCCAAGTCAACAGTCAATGCGGACGATTATTTGGCTGTCATTCCTTATCTTCTAAAAAAAGGTTTTTCTCGCGAATTTTTAGCTTATTTTGCGCTATTCCTCAAAGACACTGCAGAGGTTGGGCTGGATGCCCTCATGGACTTTTTGGAAGACCCAGAAGCAGAAGAGTTCGTCATGGAATGGAACCAAGAAGTCTTTGAAGAGGGGAAAGTCGGCTTGGAAGAGGGAGAGTTTTATCCTTATCCGAGATACTAG
- a CDS encoding replication-associated recombination protein A, with protein sequence MPDNLALRMRPKTIDQVIGQEHLVGPGKIIRRMVEANRLSSMILYGPPGIGKTSIASAIAGTTKYAFRTFNATVDSKKRLQEIAEEAKFSGGLVLLLDEIHRLDKTKQDFLLPLLESGLVIMIGATTENPFFSVTPAIRSRVQIFELEPLANQDVKEAIQIALTDPERGFDFPVELDEDALDFIATSTNGDLRSAFNSLDLAVLSTPENDKGIRHITLDIMENSLQRSYITMDKDGDGHYDVLSALQKSIRGSDVDASLHYAARLIEAGDLPSLARRLTVIAYEDIGLANPEAQIHTVTALDAAQRIGFPEARILIANVVIDLALSPKSNSAYVAMDKALADLKTSGHLPIPRHLRDGHYSGSKELGNAQDYLYPHNYPGHWVKQDYLPEKIRNHSYFSPEETGKYERALAQRKETIDKLRNL encoded by the coding sequence ATGCCAGACAACCTCGCGCTTCGCATGCGCCCAAAAACCATCGACCAGGTCATCGGTCAGGAGCATCTGGTCGGACCTGGAAAAATTATCCGTCGCATGGTGGAAGCCAATCGTCTGTCCTCCATGATTCTCTACGGACCTCCAGGAATCGGAAAGACCAGTATAGCCTCTGCCATTGCTGGAACGACCAAGTATGCCTTTCGGACCTTTAATGCGACTGTTGATAGTAAAAAGCGACTGCAAGAAATCGCCGAAGAAGCTAAATTTTCTGGAGGATTGGTCCTACTACTGGACGAGATCCATCGACTTGACAAAACCAAGCAAGATTTTCTACTTCCCCTCTTGGAAAGTGGTCTGGTCATCATGATTGGCGCTACGACTGAAAATCCTTTCTTTTCTGTCACTCCAGCCATTCGTAGTCGTGTTCAGATTTTTGAGTTAGAACCCTTGGCCAATCAAGATGTTAAAGAGGCGATTCAAATCGCTCTAACTGACCCTGAGCGTGGTTTTGACTTCCCAGTTGAGCTAGATGAGGATGCGCTGGATTTCATCGCAACCTCTACCAATGGAGACCTTCGTTCTGCCTTTAATTCACTAGATTTGGCTGTTCTCTCTACCCCTGAAAATGACAAGGGCATCCGCCATATCACGCTTGATATTATGGAAAATAGCCTCCAGCGAAGCTATATTACTATGGACAAGGATGGAGACGGGCACTACGATGTCCTCTCTGCCCTGCAAAAATCCATCCGTGGCTCGGATGTGGATGCCAGTCTCCACTACGCAGCCCGCTTGATTGAAGCTGGGGATCTGCCTAGTCTAGCTCGTCGTTTGACTGTTATCGCTTATGAAGATATCGGCTTGGCCAATCCTGAAGCCCAGATTCATACCGTGACTGCTCTAGATGCTGCACAAAGGATTGGTTTCCCAGAAGCTCGCATTCTCATTGCTAATGTTGTGATTGATTTAGCCCTTTCTCCCAAGTCCAACTCAGCCTATGTGGCTATGGATAAGGCTCTTGCTGATCTCAAAACTTCTGGTCACCTACCAATCCCTCGTCACTTACGTGATGGACATTATAGCGGTAGCAAGGAATTGGGGAACGCCCAAGATTATCTCTATCCACACAACTATCCTGGACACTGGGTCAAACAAGACTACTTGCCAGAAAAGATTCGCAATCATAGCTACTTTTCACCAGAGGAAACTGGCAAGTACGAACGGGCCTTAGCCCAACGTAAGGAAACCATTGATAAATTAAGAAACTTGTGA
- a CDS encoding low temperature requirement protein A, with amino-acid sequence MTTLIKHKRVEFSELFYDLVFVFAISKVTTLIEHLHNGILTWNSFLDFFMAVLVLTDSWMIQTVYTNRYGKNSLFNMVIMFIKMGLLLFIANMIGPDWQQYFHYLCWAVGTLTFTLFLQYLVEFFRKSTDNVERESIKGFLWITGLGSLGVYLAALLPIYVGVSVLFASILLTFIMPIILLSKDKHYQVNLPHLIERISLLVIITFGEMIMELANFFTIENFSIYSVLYFIIMISLFLFYFGQFDHAIDEESNQKGLFLIYSHYPIFIGLIMITVSMSFLLNPEANLLFATIFSYIGFGLFQAAVLVNGPHNKHYLRYSKSYYCVQATLYLAALILSLIFASNPIIVVSITTILALAIAIHFIYFYMTQNKKYSKSNWGLF; translated from the coding sequence ATGACAACTCTTATTAAACATAAACGTGTAGAATTTTCAGAACTTTTTTATGACCTAGTTTTTGTTTTTGCAATTTCAAAAGTAACTACTTTAATTGAGCATCTTCATAACGGTATTTTGACTTGGAATTCTTTCCTTGATTTTTTCATGGCTGTCTTGGTTCTCACTGATTCATGGATGATTCAAACCGTTTATACCAATCGCTATGGAAAGAACTCTTTATTTAACATGGTAATCATGTTTATCAAAATGGGACTTTTACTCTTTATAGCCAATATGATTGGACCTGATTGGCAACAATATTTTCATTATCTTTGTTGGGCTGTTGGTACATTAACCTTTACCTTATTTTTACAATATTTGGTTGAATTTTTTAGAAAATCAACCGATAATGTTGAACGGGAAAGTATCAAAGGTTTTCTATGGATAACAGGTCTAGGAAGTTTAGGAGTCTATCTAGCAGCTCTTCTTCCTATTTACGTTGGAGTCTCTGTCTTATTTGCTAGTATTCTGCTAACATTTATTATGCCAATTATCTTGCTTAGTAAAGATAAGCATTACCAGGTAAATCTCCCCCATTTAATCGAGCGCATCTCCCTTCTTGTCATTATTACGTTTGGAGAGATGATTATGGAGCTAGCTAACTTCTTTACAATCGAGAATTTCTCGATTTATTCGGTTCTTTATTTCATTATTATGATTTCTCTGTTCTTGTTTTATTTTGGTCAATTCGACCATGCTATTGATGAAGAATCTAATCAAAAGGGACTATTTCTAATTTACAGTCACTATCCTATTTTCATTGGACTTATTATGATAACCGTTTCGATGAGTTTTCTTCTGAATCCTGAAGCTAATCTTCTCTTTGCAACCATCTTCTCTTATATCGGATTTGGCCTCTTTCAAGCTGCTGTCCTAGTAAATGGACCCCATAACAAACACTATCTTCGCTATTCGAAAAGTTACTACTGTGTCCAAGCGACACTCTATCTGGCTGCCTTGATTCTCTCTTTAATCTTTGCTTCTAATCCTATAATAGTAGTGAGTATAACAACCATTTTAGCTCTAGCTATAGCCATTCATTTTATTTATTTTTATATGACACAGAATAAAAAATATTCCAAATCTAACTGGGGATTATTTTAA